The Deltaproteobacteria bacterium genome includes the window CGACGCACACACTTGGCCTATATCGAACCAACTCCAACAAGGTGGGGTTCCGCTATGGCCAGGTTTCTAACTTACGACCTCAACCCAACGCACTACCCTGACATAATCGCGTTGCTGTTAACATGACATATTGACGTTGCCACGACATAACCGGGAATTACTCCCGCAAAGGCGCAAAGACGCTAAGTTCGGAAAAAAACTCTTAACAGTCCACAAACAAACTCAGCGACCGTCGGCTCCAAGCCGAAGGGTTCTGACCTGTCGACTTGAAGTCAACTGCCCTTTCGTCATACCGGCGAAAGCCGGTATCCAGTTTTTCTAGATCGTATTAAGGATGTCCATGAAACGAAGACTGGATGCCGGCCTACGCCGGCATGACGAATCTTCACTGCGCCTAGACACGCGGCATAGACCGATTTTAACTTGCATAGATTCGCAAACTTCACCCCATAGCCGACATCCATGATTATTTAAAGTTCGTCGGTTGGGTGAGAAAAGCAATCCCATCAGTCCCGCTTCCACACTCGCTTCAACTGCAAGAGACACAGCGCCCCAACGGCAATCGTCATCCCCCACGCAAACCAATCGCCGAAACGTACGTAGTAAGTTTCCTCGTTGAGGATATCGACTTCGGTTTGCATCACCGCGGCGGTGAACATCGGCAACGTCTTGACCACTTCGCCTTTGGCGTTGACCAGCGAGGTCACCCCGGTGTTGGTGACGCGCAGCAAGCTGCGCCGGGTTTCGATGGCGCGCGATTGCGCGAGCCATAAATGTTGCCACGGTCCGATGGTATTGCCATACCAGGCGTCGTTGGTGAGATTGACCAGCAGGTTGGCGCGCGCTTCGCTGACGAACCGGCGTGCCACCTGGGGCATCAAGTCTTCGTAACAGATCAACGGCGCGACGCGCACGCCGCGGGCGAAAAAAAACGCTACCGGTCCGGGGCCGGCGCTGAAGCCGTCGGCCAAGGGCATCGCCGGCAGCCATGCGAGAATTTTCGCGAAGGGCAAATATTCGCCGAACGCCAGCAACACCTGCTTGTGATAGCGGCCGAGAATCCGGCCGCGCACATCGGTCATGAAGGCGGTGTTGAACGCCTTCATATCCGCTTGCCCAGGATGGCCGCGAAAACTCTTCGCGCCAAAAATAAACGCGCTGCGCTCGGACTTGAAATGCGGCAGGAACTCCAACGGTAGGGCTTGCAGTTGCTCGGGAATCATCGCCTCGATCGCCGACTCCGGCCAAATGATCAGCTGCACTTCATCCATGCCCGCCGTCAGACTGCGGTG containing:
- the lnt gene encoding apolipoprotein N-acyltransferase, encoding MNSLQFFLRFFLPVLAALLLAAPYIEPRLFLSVWLAFVPLLIAVQRAGSWRGAVFFGWLMGFAAHLIGFHWLTYTISVFGGFPLAASVPIFLVYAASQALQLALFALLVRTIGFGPLAIFPAVYWVVLEFLFPLLFPWHLANSQVSFLWLIQSADLVGPYGAGFVIMWINTALFHALRAPEKNQISAWLPLAYAGLALIASLGYGYQRLEVVGAEMASARKLSVGAVQGNVGIDMKWNPALAQKNLAQHRSLTAGMDEVQLIIWPESAIEAMIPEQLQALPLEFLPHFKSERSAFIFGAKSFRGHPGQADMKAFNTAFMTDVRGRILGRYHKQVLLAFGEYLPFAKILAWLPAMPLADGFSAGPGPVAFFFARGVRVAPLICYEDLMPQVARRFVSEARANLLVNLTNDAWYGNTIGPWQHLWLAQSRAIETRRSLLRVTNTGVTSLVNAKGEVVKTLPMFTAAVMQTEVDILNEETYYVRFGDWFAWGMTIAVGALCLLQLKRVWKRD